The DNA window CGGCTCGTGGTCGCCTGCGTCGGCGGCCCGTCGGGCAACGGCCTCGCCCGCCCGTCGATCCTCGCCGAACTGGCCGTCGAGCGGGGAATCCTCGACGTCGTCCGGCTCGTGCCCGCGGTGCCGCAGCACGAGCTCGCCGACTGGTACCGGGCGGCCACGGTCACGGTCGTGCCGTCCTACAGCGAGTCGTTCGGCCTCGTCGCGCTGGAGTCGCAGGCGTGCGGCACGCCGGTCGCCGCCGCGGCCGTCGGCGGGCTGCGCACCGCCGTCAGGGACGGCGTCTCCGGCCTGCTCCTCGACACCCACGACCCGGCCGAGTGGGCGCGGGCACTGAACCGCTTCCTCACCGAGCCCGCCTGGCGCGACCGGCTCGCCGAAGGCGCCCGCGCGCACGCCGCCGCCTTCGGCTGGCAGGCCACGGCGTCCCGGCTCGTGGAGGTCTACTCGGCCGCCCTCGCCCACCTGCACAAGACGCCCGTGGCGATCAATCTGTAGCCTGCGTAACCATGCAGGATGCCACGCGAGACGCCGTACGAGAAGTCGTCGAAGCAGCGCTCAAGGCCGCGGACGTCACCTACGACGAGCCGCGCCCGGGGGCGTTCCTCGTCAAGCTCCCCGGGCAGCACAAGCTCGCCACCATGACCTGGCTCATCGTCGGCGAGCGGGTGCTGCACGTCGAGGCGTTCTTCTGCCGCAGGCCGGACGAGAACCACGAGGAGTTCCAGCGCTGGCTGCTGGAGAAGAACGGCTCCATGTACGGCGTGCACTTCTCCCTCGACCCCGTCGGCGACGTCTACCTGGTGGGCCGCGTCCCGCTGGCCGCCGTGGACGCCGACGAGGTGGACCGGCTGCTCGGCTGCGTGCTCACCTACGCCGACGACTGGTTCGACCGGGCGCTGGAGCTGGGCTTCGCCTCCTCGATCCGGCGCGAGTGGGCCTGGCGCGCCAAGCGCGGCGAGTCGCTGGCGAACCTCCAGGCGTTCGCCCGCTTCGCCGATCCCGACCGCTGAAGGCCCGCGCGGACCGGCCACCCCTAGGATTGGGCCATGGCGACTTTGGTGCTGCTACGGCATGGCGAGAGTGACTGGAACGCAAAGGGCCTGTTCACCGGCTGGGTGGACGTGAGCCTGTCCGCCAAGGGCGAGGAAGAGGCCCGCCGGGGCGGCAAGCTCCTCGTGGAGGCCGGGGTGACCCCGGACATCGTCCACACCAGCCTGCTCAGCCGGGCCATCCAGACGGCCCAGCTCGCGCTGGCCGAGGCCGATCTGGCCTGGCTGCCGGTCAAGCGGAGCTGGCGGCTCAACGAGCGCCACTACGGCGCCCTCCAGGGCAAGAACAAGGCGCAGACGCGCGAGGAGTTCGGCGACGAGCAGTTCATGCTCTGGCGCCGCTCCTACGACGTGCCGCCGCCCCCGATCGCCGACGACGACGAGTTCTCCCAGGCAGGCGACCGCCGCTACGCGCTGCTCCCGCCGGAGCTCATGCCCCGCACGGAGTGCCTGAAGGACGTCGTGGAGCGCATGCTGCCCTACTGGTACGACGAGATCGTCCCCGACCTCTCGGCCGGCCGCACGGTGCTGGTGGCCGCCCACGGCAACTCGCTGCGGGCCCTGGTCAAGCACCTCGACGGCGTCAGCGACGAGGCCATCGCGGGCCTCAACATCCCCACCGGCATCCCGCTGCGCTACGAGCTGGACGCCGACTTCCGCCCGCTCGTCAGGGGCGGCGAATACCTCGACCCGGAGGCCGCCAAGGCCGCCATCGAGGCCGTGGCCAACCAGGGCCGCTGAGGCTCACCCGCCCCGTTCTCCCGCCGGCGGCCCCCGCTCAGCTCGGGCGGGCGCCGGTGACGAGGTAGACGACGTCCTGCGCGACCCGTACGGCGTGGTCGGCGTAGCGCTCGTAGTAGCGGCCGATGAGCGTGATGTCAATGGCCGCCTCCACGCCGTGCTGCCAGTCCTTGTTGAGCAGCATCCTGAACAGCCGGCGGTGCAGCCGGTCCATCGCGTCGTCGTCCTGCGGCAGCTCCAGCGCCGACTCCACGTCCCGGGAGGCGACGCAGCTCCCGGCCTTGGTGATGAGCGCCTCGGCGATCTGGCCCATCTCCACGATCGTGGAACGCATCTGCGGCGGGATCGCCGAGTCGGGGTGGCGCAGCCGGGCCACCTTGGCGACGTGGACCGCGAGGTCGCCCATCCGCTCCAGGTCGGTGCCCATGCGCAGCGCGGTGATGACCAGCCGCAGGTCCACCGCCACCGGCTGCTGCCTGGCCATCAGGTCGAAGATGGTGGTCTCGATCTCGGCGAAGATCGCGTTGACCTCCTCGTCGCGCGAGATGACGCTCTCGGCGATCGCCAGGTCCGAGTCGAGGAGGGCCGTCGTGGCACGGGAGATGGCGGACCGGACCAGCCTGGTCATCTCGACCAGTTTGTCGGTCAGTCCTTCGAGTTCTTCATGGTAGGCGTCGCGCATGTCGTCACCGTACGAGGCGCATGATGAACGAACTCCGACCACGAGATGAACTTTCCACGAAAGGGACGTTCATCCCCTGATGGGAGGGTCTGTACCCCGAATTCGGCCGCCTACCATCGGAGACATGAGTGAGATGGCCATGAGCTTCGCGGCCCTGGCCGGGTTCGTCGTGGGAGCCCTGGCGGTCCTGTTCTACCGCAACCAGATCGAGGCCCCGAGCCGCACCGCCGCCGAC is part of the Nonomuraea coxensis DSM 45129 genome and encodes:
- a CDS encoding phosphoglyceromutase; this encodes MATLVLLRHGESDWNAKGLFTGWVDVSLSAKGEEEARRGGKLLVEAGVTPDIVHTSLLSRAIQTAQLALAEADLAWLPVKRSWRLNERHYGALQGKNKAQTREEFGDEQFMLWRRSYDVPPPPIADDDEFSQAGDRRYALLPPELMPRTECLKDVVERMLPYWYDEIVPDLSAGRTVLVAAHGNSLRALVKHLDGVSDEAIAGLNIPTGIPLRYELDADFRPLVRGGEYLDPEAAKAAIEAVANQGR
- the phoU gene encoding phosphate signaling complex protein PhoU translates to MRDAYHEELEGLTDKLVEMTRLVRSAISRATTALLDSDLAIAESVISRDEEVNAIFAEIETTIFDLMARQQPVAVDLRLVITALRMGTDLERMGDLAVHVAKVARLRHPDSAIPPQMRSTIVEMGQIAEALITKAGSCVASRDVESALELPQDDDAMDRLHRRLFRMLLNKDWQHGVEAAIDITLIGRYYERYADHAVRVAQDVVYLVTGARPS
- a CDS encoding YbjN domain-containing protein, with translation MQDATRDAVREVVEAALKAADVTYDEPRPGAFLVKLPGQHKLATMTWLIVGERVLHVEAFFCRRPDENHEEFQRWLLEKNGSMYGVHFSLDPVGDVYLVGRVPLAAVDADEVDRLLGCVLTYADDWFDRALELGFASSIRREWAWRAKRGESLANLQAFARFADPDR